A DNA window from Altererythrobacter sp. B11 contains the following coding sequences:
- a CDS encoding bifunctional enoyl-CoA hydratase/phosphate acetyltransferase gives MNDPNYIENRTFDELKLGDSASISRTLTAEDIKLFALVSGDVNPAHLDPDYAATDMFHRVIAHGMWGGGLISAVLGTQLPGPGTIYLDQSFRFRRPVGLGDEITATVVVKEKRPDKQIVILDCRCTNQLGEEVITGEAEVIAPAEKVRRRRVELPDFRLATHEHYRRLLERVRGGTPLPTAVVHPCDPAAIAAAIEAHDAGIVMPILVGPRRRIEAAAQEAGADISAFELVDAPHSHAAAHTAVAMVRDGKAKLLMKGALHTDELMGAVVCRENGLRTERRISHAYVMDVPGRAEPLIITDAAINIAPDLDAKADIVRNAVDLAKVIGIATPKVAILGAVETVNPAMPATLDAAALCKMADRGQIEGAILDGPLALDNAVSVEAAREKGIVSPVAGCADVLLVPNIEAGNMLAKQLTFLGNADAAGVVLGARVPIVLTSRADSLRTRLASCAVAVLLARAATLAAPGLPQAAE, from the coding sequence ATGAACGATCCCAACTATATCGAAAACCGAACCTTCGACGAGCTCAAGCTCGGCGACAGCGCGAGCATCTCCCGCACCTTGACGGCCGAAGACATCAAGCTCTTCGCGCTGGTCTCGGGAGACGTCAATCCGGCTCATCTGGACCCGGACTATGCGGCGACCGACATGTTTCATCGCGTGATTGCGCATGGCATGTGGGGCGGGGGCCTTATTTCGGCGGTGCTCGGCACTCAGTTGCCGGGGCCGGGGACAATCTACCTCGACCAGAGCTTCCGCTTTCGCCGGCCGGTGGGTCTGGGCGACGAGATCACGGCCACCGTCGTGGTGAAGGAAAAGCGGCCGGACAAGCAGATCGTGATCCTCGACTGCCGCTGCACCAACCAGCTTGGCGAAGAAGTGATCACCGGCGAGGCTGAAGTTATCGCCCCGGCCGAGAAAGTGCGGCGGCGTCGGGTGGAGCTGCCCGATTTTCGCCTTGCCACGCACGAACACTACCGGCGCCTCCTCGAGCGGGTGCGAGGTGGCACTCCCTTGCCGACTGCGGTCGTGCATCCCTGCGACCCTGCGGCGATCGCTGCGGCGATTGAGGCGCACGACGCGGGCATCGTCATGCCCATCCTTGTGGGCCCGCGCCGCCGGATCGAGGCCGCGGCTCAAGAGGCCGGCGCCGACATTTCGGCCTTCGAACTCGTCGACGCACCGCATAGCCACGCCGCCGCCCACACGGCAGTGGCGATGGTGCGGGATGGCAAGGCGAAGCTGCTCATGAAAGGTGCCCTGCACACCGATGAGTTGATGGGAGCGGTGGTCTGCCGCGAGAACGGGCTTAGGACTGAACGCCGGATCAGCCATGCCTATGTGATGGACGTGCCGGGCCGTGCGGAACCACTGATTATCACGGATGCGGCGATCAACATTGCGCCCGATCTCGATGCCAAGGCGGACATTGTGCGCAATGCGGTGGACCTTGCGAAAGTGATCGGCATCGCCACTCCCAAGGTGGCTATTCTGGGCGCGGTCGAGACGGTCAATCCGGCCATGCCCGCGACTCTGGACGCCGCCGCGCTTTGCAAGATGGCCGATCGCGGGCAAATCGAGGGCGCCATCCTCGACGGCCCGCTTGCGCTCGATAACGCAGTGAGCGTCGAAGCGGCGAGGGAGAAGGGCATCGTTTCGCCCGTCGCAGGGTGCGCCGATGTCCTGCTGGTCCCCAATATCGAGGCCGGCAACATGCTCGCCAAGCAGCTCACCTTTCTGGGCAATGCCGATGCGGCCGGCGTGGTCCTCGGTGCCCGCGTGCCGATCGTGTTGACCAGCCGGGCGGATTCACTGCGCACCCGCCTCGCGTCCTGCGCCGTTGCGGTGCTGCTTGCGCGCGCAGCGACGCTGGCGGCACCAGGGCTCCCGCAGGCCGCGGAATGA
- a CDS encoding M61 family metallopeptidase translates to MRLFRPLILPLLASALLSVPVGAQAETGPSYVQPTPAVPPPIDHAFAGTIELDVDATDIRRRIFSVHQRIPVAAGAITLLYPRWEPASHGPSLTVTDLAGLTIEAEGRRLAWRRDPYEPHAFHLDVPPGTKAIDVRFQMVAGDALLTPDVVAVPWQRLTLYPAGWYARNIPVSARLTLPGGFRPFTALNVRDSEGPIVRFEPTSLEILLDAPVLAGRYTAQVPLTAPGPGAVSLDIVALRTGDLTVPEARIAEIKRLIVQMRAVFGATPFAQYHILARLSDDGSSGGTEHRTSSENGLASSHFRDWQAEILSRDLIAHEIVHAWNGFYRTPADLWAPTPNVPVAGSLLWVYEGQTEFWGRVLATRAGQFTPAELRDRLALEAAEIAARPGREWRPLSDDVNYPSFMLRQPVPWRDWQRRRDYYSEGVMLWLAVDAELRERSGGTRSIDDFAHSFFAGATPDAPSRTYTFADLCKALNQVAPGDWAGFLRSWLDGHAELDTTSGLVRHGWRLVFTDIPTAAFRANENEGGVVDLSYSIGLTARSDGTIRAVSWDSPSFEAGLRPGVRILAVNGTPYGRDVLLAAVRDAANHPVVLTVEQDGEQRETPIRYVGTLRYPRLDRIPGRPDTLAALLTAR, encoded by the coding sequence ATGCGTCTGTTCAGGCCGCTTATCCTACCACTCCTGGCCTCAGCCCTTCTCTCGGTGCCCGTTGGCGCTCAAGCCGAAACCGGACCTAGCTATGTGCAGCCGACGCCGGCTGTCCCGCCCCCGATCGATCACGCATTCGCGGGCACTATCGAGCTTGATGTGGACGCGACCGACATCCGGCGCCGCATCTTCTCCGTGCACCAGCGGATCCCTGTCGCCGCGGGCGCCATCACCCTCCTGTATCCCCGATGGGAACCAGCCAGCCACGGGCCGAGCCTCACCGTTACCGACCTGGCCGGCCTGACCATCGAGGCCGAGGGGCGCCGGCTCGCGTGGCGGCGCGATCCGTATGAGCCGCACGCATTCCACCTGGATGTGCCGCCTGGCACAAAGGCAATCGATGTGCGCTTCCAGATGGTTGCAGGGGACGCGCTGCTGACACCGGACGTGGTGGCCGTGCCATGGCAGCGGCTGACCCTCTATCCTGCAGGGTGGTACGCCCGGAACATCCCCGTCTCGGCCAGGCTGACCTTGCCCGGCGGGTTCCGCCCCTTCACCGCGCTGAATGTCAGGGACAGCGAAGGCCCGATCGTTCGCTTTGAACCGACGTCGCTCGAAATCCTGCTCGACGCGCCGGTGCTGGCGGGACGCTACACGGCGCAAGTGCCGCTTACCGCGCCCGGCCCCGGCGCGGTGTCACTCGACATTGTGGCCCTGCGGACGGGCGATCTCACCGTCCCAGAGGCGCGAATTGCCGAGATAAAGAGGCTTATCGTGCAGATGCGCGCCGTCTTCGGAGCGACACCCTTCGCACAGTATCACATTCTTGCGCGGCTCAGCGACGATGGCTCATCGGGCGGAACCGAGCATCGGACATCGAGCGAGAACGGCCTTGCCTCATCGCATTTCCGCGACTGGCAGGCCGAAATCCTGTCGCGCGACCTTATCGCGCACGAGATCGTCCATGCCTGGAACGGCTTCTACCGCACGCCCGCCGATCTCTGGGCACCCACGCCAAATGTTCCGGTCGCGGGGAGCCTGCTGTGGGTGTATGAAGGACAGACGGAGTTCTGGGGGCGCGTGCTGGCCACACGAGCGGGGCAGTTCACGCCCGCCGAGCTGCGGGACCGACTAGCGCTCGAAGCCGCCGAAATTGCCGCGCGACCAGGGCGGGAATGGCGCCCATTGTCCGACGACGTAAACTATCCCTCCTTCATGTTGCGCCAGCCCGTTCCCTGGCGGGATTGGCAGCGGCGGCGAGATTACTATTCCGAAGGCGTGATGCTGTGGCTCGCTGTGGACGCCGAATTGCGCGAACGCAGCGGCGGCACGCGCAGCATCGACGATTTCGCGCACAGTTTCTTTGCCGGCGCGACTCCGGATGCGCCGAGCCGCACCTATACCTTTGCCGATCTGTGCAAAGCGCTCAATCAAGTGGCGCCGGGCGACTGGGCGGGCTTTCTGCGGAGCTGGCTTGACGGACATGCCGAGCTCGACACGACAAGCGGACTGGTGCGGCACGGTTGGCGGTTGGTTTTCACCGACATCCCAACGGCAGCCTTCCGCGCGAATGAGAACGAAGGCGGCGTCGTGGATCTCAGCTACTCGATAGGCCTGACAGCGCGCAGCGACGGCACGATCCGGGCGGTGTCATGGGACAGCCCCTCCTTCGAGGCAGGATTGCGGCCGGGAGTCCGTATCCTCGCGGTCAACGGAACGCCATATGGACGCGACGTGCTGCTGGCAGCAGTCCGCGATGCTGCGAACCATCCGGTCGTGCTGACCGTCGAGCAGGATGGCGAGCAAAGGGAAACGCCGATACGCTATGTGGGCACCTTGCGGTATCCGCGGCTTGATCGCATTCCAGGCCGGCCCGATACGCTTGCCGCCCTTCTGACGGCGCGCTGA
- a CDS encoding PHA/PHB synthase family protein: MEPDTHDPLDGLAGTLDRLAMSMVAQGTHGLSPITLAQSWFDWLVHLATAPGKQLQLSAKSGRKVMRLTDYVARSRAGKAGTPAIVPLPQDHRFDDAAWMQPPFDLLAQSFLLGQQWWHAATTEVPGVTRHHEEVVEFVSRQLLDMVAPTNFIATNPVLQRRIAETGGHCLVEGARLFLEDMERQMRGQPPAGTEAFPVGEKVAATPGKVVYRNDLIELIQYEATTNTVRPEPVLIVPAWIMKYYILDLSPGNSLVRWLTGQGFTVFMISWHNPDAQDRDLDMDDYLRLGPLSALDAVCAITGANQVHGAGYCLGGTLLSIAGAELARRQDARFKTITLLAAQTDFSEPGELALFIDEAQINLLEGAMWSRGYLDTDQMGGAFQMLRSNDLIWSRMLNTYLMGERAPMTDLMAWNADGTRMPYAMHSEYLRRMYLDNELAKGHFRVDGHTITLSSLRQPMFVVGTERDHVAPWRSVHKIHMLSDAEVTFVLTSGGHNAGIVSEPGHPHRHYQRYTRAADTVAIDPDEWLQRAASEEGSWWPAWGTWLGDHSGGPVPPPRLGNAEAGYAPLCNAPGRYVLER; this comes from the coding sequence ATGGAACCCGATACTCATGATCCGCTAGACGGACTGGCCGGTACGCTCGACCGCCTGGCCATGAGCATGGTGGCCCAGGGGACTCATGGGCTGAGTCCGATTACTCTGGCCCAATCGTGGTTTGACTGGCTTGTCCATTTGGCGACGGCTCCGGGCAAGCAGCTGCAGCTTTCTGCCAAATCGGGCCGGAAGGTGATGCGCCTGACGGACTATGTCGCGCGAAGCCGCGCGGGCAAGGCGGGGACGCCGGCTATTGTGCCGCTGCCGCAGGATCATCGCTTTGACGATGCGGCATGGATGCAACCGCCTTTCGACCTCCTTGCACAGAGTTTTTTGCTGGGCCAGCAATGGTGGCACGCGGCGACGACGGAGGTCCCCGGCGTGACCCGCCACCATGAGGAGGTGGTGGAGTTCGTCTCCCGCCAGCTGCTCGACATGGTCGCACCGACCAATTTCATCGCCACCAATCCGGTGCTCCAGCGCCGCATAGCCGAAACGGGCGGCCATTGTCTCGTCGAGGGCGCGCGGCTGTTCCTGGAAGACATGGAGCGGCAGATGCGTGGCCAGCCACCGGCTGGTACAGAGGCTTTCCCCGTCGGCGAGAAAGTCGCCGCGACGCCAGGCAAGGTGGTCTATCGCAACGATCTGATCGAGCTGATCCAGTATGAGGCGACCACGAATACCGTCCGGCCCGAGCCGGTGCTGATCGTTCCGGCGTGGATCATGAAATACTACATTCTCGACCTGTCGCCCGGGAATTCGCTGGTGCGCTGGCTGACCGGGCAGGGCTTCACTGTCTTCATGATCAGCTGGCACAATCCGGATGCGCAGGATCGCGATCTGGACATGGACGACTATCTGCGGCTGGGTCCGCTGTCCGCGCTTGATGCGGTGTGTGCGATCACGGGTGCCAATCAGGTGCATGGAGCCGGCTATTGCCTCGGCGGGACGCTGCTCAGCATTGCCGGGGCCGAACTTGCGCGGCGTCAGGACGCGCGGTTCAAGACGATAACACTGCTGGCCGCGCAGACCGACTTTTCGGAGCCGGGAGAACTCGCCCTGTTCATCGACGAGGCGCAGATCAACCTGCTCGAAGGCGCCATGTGGAGCCGGGGATATCTGGATACGGATCAGATGGGCGGCGCCTTCCAGATGCTGCGGTCCAACGACCTCATCTGGTCGCGCATGCTCAACACTTATCTGATGGGCGAGCGCGCGCCGATGACCGATCTGATGGCATGGAACGCGGACGGAACGCGCATGCCCTATGCCATGCACAGCGAATATCTGCGCCGCATGTATCTGGATAATGAGCTTGCGAAGGGGCATTTCCGCGTGGACGGCCACACCATCACACTGTCGTCGCTGCGCCAGCCGATGTTCGTCGTCGGGACGGAGCGCGACCATGTGGCGCCGTGGCGTTCCGTGCACAAGATCCACATGCTCAGCGATGCGGAGGTGACCTTCGTCCTCACCAGCGGAGGTCACAATGCGGGCATCGTGTCAGAGCCCGGTCACCCCCATCGGCACTATCAGCGCTACACGCGAGCAGCTGACACGGTCGCGATCGATCCCGATGAGTGGCTGCAGCGCGCGGCGAGCGAGGAGGGAAGCTGGTGGCCAGCCTGGGGCACCTGGCTCGGCGATCACAGCGGCGGCCCGGTGCCGCCGCCGCGCCTGGGCAATGCAGAGGCGGGTTATGCGCCTCTTTGTAATGCGCCCGGCCGCTATGTGCTGGAGCGCTGA
- a CDS encoding acetate/propionate family kinase, with product MTRTLLSLNAGSSSIKFGLYSLTSDGNLSRFARGQIEGIGTAPRLHAHSDQDGTVAERTWPDGAGLTHEALLAALLEWIDAHAGGAPLAGIGHRIVHGGTRFAAPVRVDPEVVAQLGMLCPLAPLHQPHNLAAVRAVEAIAPHVPQVACFDTAFHHDMPALATRFALPRSLHDEGIRRYGFHGLSYEFIARRLLEIDPALAAGRVIAAHLGNGASMCAMDNGRSIDTTMGFTALDGLMMGTRAGDLDPGVVLHLIQQKGMSAKAVETLLYKQAGLLGVSDISSDMHVLEDSEAPEAEDAMALFAYRAGREAGALASSLGGLDGIVFTAGIGEHDAAMRARICARLSWLGVEMDGAANAAHAAIISTPGSPVTVRIIPTDEERMISLHTAATLGLRG from the coding sequence ATGACGCGCACGCTTCTCAGCCTCAATGCGGGGTCGTCCAGCATCAAGTTCGGGCTTTATTCACTCACGTCGGATGGCAATCTCAGCCGCTTCGCCCGCGGCCAGATCGAAGGCATCGGCACGGCGCCGCGCCTGCATGCGCACAGCGATCAGGACGGGACGGTGGCGGAGCGGACGTGGCCGGACGGAGCGGGGCTGACGCACGAGGCTCTGCTGGCAGCCTTGCTGGAGTGGATCGACGCCCACGCCGGCGGCGCGCCCCTTGCGGGCATCGGCCACCGGATCGTGCATGGTGGCACGCGCTTCGCTGCCCCGGTTCGGGTCGACCCGGAGGTGGTGGCGCAGCTCGGCATGCTCTGTCCGCTGGCCCCGCTGCATCAGCCGCACAATCTCGCTGCCGTCCGCGCGGTGGAGGCCATCGCCCCGCACGTGCCGCAAGTGGCCTGCTTCGACACCGCCTTCCATCACGACATGCCGGCGCTGGCCACGCGTTTTGCCCTTCCGCGCTCGCTGCATGATGAAGGCATAAGGCGCTACGGCTTCCATGGCCTGTCCTACGAATTTATCGCTCGCCGCCTCCTCGAGATTGATCCGGCGCTGGCCGCCGGCCGCGTGATCGCGGCGCATCTCGGCAATGGTGCTTCGATGTGCGCCATGGACAATGGCCGCAGCATCGACACGACGATGGGTTTCACGGCGCTGGACGGCCTGATGATGGGCACGCGCGCGGGCGATCTCGATCCGGGCGTGGTGCTGCACCTCATTCAGCAAAAGGGTATGAGCGCGAAGGCGGTCGAAACCCTGCTGTACAAGCAGGCCGGGTTGCTCGGCGTCTCGGACATCTCGAGCGACATGCACGTGCTGGAGGACAGCGAGGCGCCCGAGGCCGAGGATGCGATGGCGCTGTTCGCATATCGAGCCGGGCGAGAAGCGGGAGCCCTGGCGTCCAGTCTGGGCGGACTCGATGGCATCGTGTTTACGGCCGGAATCGGCGAACACGATGCGGCCATGCGCGCGCGCATCTGTGCGCGGTTAAGCTGGCTCGGCGTGGAGATGGATGGAGCGGCCAATGCTGCGCATGCGGCTATAATCAGCACTCCTGGCAGCCCGGTGACCGTACGGATAATTCCGACAGACGAGGAGCGGATGATCTCGCTTCACACAGCAGCCACACTTGGCTTGCGCGGGTAG